From the Pongo pygmaeus isolate AG05252 chromosome X, NHGRI_mPonPyg2-v2.0_pri, whole genome shotgun sequence genome, one window contains:
- the DMRTC1 gene encoding doublesex- and mab-3-related transcription factor C1 isoform X4 produces MLQPETHIFTAPEEGSSQGALLLGQAPEPLSLPCTPVTLEQQLVSPSGDPHRAPALPSICSTLILQPCATLDPLLLQPQVPKVSDQALVSAHSEWQRKLEAAEALLTLRNSAQAPPDSISLHQPCNPPAPAGDKGFQPPSPSLRPRPASSISLPIGHLGCISLLS; encoded by the exons ATGCTGCAGCCCGAGACCCACATCTTCACAGCCCCCGAGGAG GGGAGCTCCCAAGGGGCTCTGCTGCTTGGCCAGGCCCCAGAACCTTTGTCTCTGCCCTGTACTCCAGTGACCTTGGAGCAGCAACTGGTTTCTCCTTCTGGGGATCCCCACagggcccctgccctgcccagcat ATGCTCAACTCTGATCCTCCAGCCCTGTGCCACCCTTGACCCTCTTCTACTGCAGCCACAG GTCCCCAAAGTCTCTGACCAGGCTTTGGTTTCTGCCCACTCAGAGTGGCAGCGGAAGCTAGAGGCCGCTGAGGCTCTGCTGACTCTGAGAAACTCTGCCCAGGCCCCTCCTGACTCCATCTCCCTGCACCAGCCTTGCAACCCACCAG CTCCTGCTGGAGATAAAGGATTCCAGCCTCCCAGCCCCTCTCTCCGCCCCAGGCCAGCCAGCTCCATCTCGCTGCCTATTGGACATCTGGGATGCATCTCCCTCTTGAGCTAG
- the DMRTC1 gene encoding doublesex- and mab-3-related transcription factor C1 isoform X2: MAAPPKAPIRVRNLTIRAGALTGKENNMLQPETHIFTAPEEGSSQGALLLGQAPEPLSLPCTPVTLEQQLVSPSGDPHRAPALPSICSTLILQPCATLDPLLLQPQVPKVSDQALVSAHSEWQRKLEAAEALLTLRNSAQAPPDSISLHQPCNPPAPAGDKGFQPPSPSLRPRPASSISLPIGHLGCISLLS, from the exons ATGGCTGCCCCTCCCAAAGCTCCCATCCGTGTCAGGAATTTGACCATCAGAGCAGGAGCCCTCA CTGGGAAGGAGAACAACATGCTGCAGCCCGAGACCCACATCTTCACAGCCCCCGAGGAG GGGAGCTCCCAAGGGGCTCTGCTGCTTGGCCAGGCCCCAGAACCTTTGTCTCTGCCCTGTACTCCAGTGACCTTGGAGCAGCAACTGGTTTCTCCTTCTGGGGATCCCCACagggcccctgccctgcccagcat ATGCTCAACTCTGATCCTCCAGCCCTGTGCCACCCTTGACCCTCTTCTACTGCAGCCACAG GTCCCCAAAGTCTCTGACCAGGCTTTGGTTTCTGCCCACTCAGAGTGGCAGCGGAAGCTAGAGGCCGCTGAGGCTCTGCTGACTCTGAGAAACTCTGCCCAGGCCCCTCCTGACTCCATCTCCCTGCACCAGCCTTGCAACCCACCAG CTCCTGCTGGAGATAAAGGATTCCAGCCTCCCAGCCCCTCTCTCCGCCCCAGGCCAGCCAGCTCCATCTCGCTGCCTATTGGACATCTGGGATGCATCTCCCTCTTGAGCTAG